The Streptomyces sp. NBC_01317 genomic interval CACTCAACACCTGATTACCAACCAGGCTGAGGGAACCTTTGGGCGCCTCCGTTACTCTTTAGGAGGCAACCGCCCCAGTTAAACTACCCATCAGACACTGTCCCTGATCCGGATCACGGACCCAGGTTAGACATCCAGCACGACCAGAGTGGTATTTCAACGACGACTCCACCTGAACTGGCGTCCAAGCTTCACAGTCTCCCACCTATCCTACACAAGCCGAACCGAACACCAATATCAAACTATAGTAAAGGTCCCGGGGTCTTTCCGTCCTGCTGCGCGAAACGAGCATCTTTACTCGTAGTGCAATTTCACCGGGCCTATGGTTGAGACAGTCGAGAAGTCGTTACGCCATTCGTGCAGGTCGGAACTTACCCGACAAGGAATTTCGCTACCTTAGGATGGTTATAGTTACCACCGCCGTTTACTGGCGCTTAAGTTCTCAGCCTCGCCACACCGAAATGTGACTAACCGGTCCCCTTAACGTTCCAGCACCGGGCAGGCGTCAGTCCGTATACATCGCCTTACGGCTTCGCACGGACCTGTGTTTTTAGTAAACAGTCGCTTCTCGCTGGTCTCTGCGGCCACCCCAAGCTCAGGAAGAAAATTCCGTCACCCAAGATGGCCCCCCTTCTCCCGAAGTTACGGGGGCATTTTGCCGAGTTCCTTAACCATAGTTCACCCGAACGCCTCGGTATTCTCTACCAGACCACCTGAGTCGGTTTAGGGTACGGGCCGCCATGAAACTCGCTAGAGGCTTTTCTCGACAGCATAGGATCATCCACTTCACCACAATCGGCTCGGCATCAGGTCTCAGACTCATGTGTGACGGATTTGCCTATCACACGCCCTACACCCTTACCCCGGGACAACCACCGCCCGGGCTGGACTACCTTCCTGCGTCACCCCATCGCTTACCTACTACCACCTTGGTTCAACGGCTCCACCACTCCCCTTTGCCCGAAGGCTCCAGGACGGCTTCACGGCCTTAGCATTAATGGATTCGATACTGGGCGTTTCAAAGCGGGTACCGGAATATCAACCGGTTGTCCATCGACTACGCCTGTCGGCCTCGCCTTAGGTCCCGACTTACCCTGGGCAGATCAGCTTGACCCAGGAACCCTTAGTCAATCGGCGCACACGTTTCTCACGTGTGTATCGCTACTCATGCCTGCATTCTCACTCGTGAACCGTCCACCACTAGCTTCCGCTGCGGCTTCACCCGGCACACGACGCTCCCCTACCCATCCACACACCCGTTGGGGCTATATATGTGAATGACACGACTTCGGCGGTACGCTTGAGCCCCGCTACATTGTCGGCGCGGAATCACTTGACCAGTGAGCTATTACGCACTCTTTAAAGGGTGGCTGCTTCTAAGCCAACCTCCTGGTTGTCTCTGCGACTCCACATCCTTTCCCACTTAGCGTACGCTTAGGGGCCTTAGTCGATGCTCTGGGCTGTTTCCCTCTCGACCATGGAGCTTATCCCCCACAGTCTCACTGCCGCGCTCTCACTTACCGGCATTCGGAGTTTGGCTAAGGTCAGTAACCCGGTAGGGCCCATCGCCTATCCAGTGCTCTACCTCCGGCAAGAAACACACGACGCTGCACCTAAATGCATTTCGGGGAGAACCAGCTATCACGGAGTTTGATTGGCCTTTCACCCCTAACCACAGGTCATCCCCCAGGTTTTCAACCCTGGTGGGTTCGGTCCTCCACGACCTCTTACAGCCGCTTCAACCTGCCCATGGCTAGATCACTCCGCTTCGGGTCTTGAGCGCGCTACTATACCGCCCTATTCGGACTCGCTTTCGCTACGGCTTCCCCACACGGGTTAACCTCGCAACACACCGCAAACTCGCAGGCTCATTCTTCAAAAGGCACGCAGTCACGACTGACAGCACAAGTGCTGCCAGCGACGCTCCCACGGCTTGTAGGCACACGGTTTCAGGTACTATTTCACTCCGCTCCCGCGGTACTTTTCACCATTCCCTCACGGTACTATCCGCTATCGGTCACCAGGGAATATTTAGGCTTAGCGGGTGGTCCCGCCAGATTCACACGGGATTTCTCGGGCCCCGTGCTACTTGGGTGGTTCTTAAACGAGCCGCATGAATTTCAGCTACGGGGGTCTTACCCTCTACGCCGGACCTTTCGCATGTCCTTCGCCTACCCATACGGTTTCTGACTCGCCGACCGGCCGGCAGACCGATCAAAAGAACTCCCACAACCCCTGCAACGCAACCCCTGCCGGGTATCACACGCTACAGGTTTGGCCTCATCCGGTTTCGCTCGCCACTACTCCCGGAATCACGGTTGTTTTCTCTTCCTGAGGGTACTGAGATGTTTCACTTCCCCTCGTTCCCTCCACACTGCCTATGTGTTCAGCAGCGGGTGACAGCCCATGACGACTGCCGGGTTTCCCCATTCGGACACCCCCGGATCAAAGCTCGGTTGACAGCTCCCCGGGGCCTATCGCGGCCTCCCACGTCCTTCATCGGTTCCTGGTACCAAGGCATCCACCGTGCGCCCTTAAAAACTTGGCCACAGATGCTCGCGTCCACTGTGCAGTTCTCAAGCAACGACCAGCCACCCGTCACACACCACAAAGGATGCTTCACCGGGGCCGGCATCACGAAGGCCCAGACCTCACGGTCCGTACCCTCAGATACCCAACAGCGTGCCCGACCCGACTAATCCATCTCACGTTCCACGCCGAAGCAGTACTTGTAAGACCAACCAGCCGTGCCGAATAGTCAACGTTCCACCCATGAGCTAACCACCGTCGAACATTTGCCGACGTTGTGGCTCTGGACTCCTCACGGAATCTAGATGCTCCTTAGAAAGGAGGTGATCCAGCCGCACCTTCCGGTACGGCTACCTTGTTACGACTTCGTCCCAATCGCCAGTCCCACCTTCGACAGCTCCCTCCCACAAGGGGTTGGGCCACCGGCTTCGGGTGTTACCGACTTTCGTGACGTGACGGGCGGTGTGTACAAGGCCCGGGAACGTATTCACCGCAGCAATGCTGATCTGCGATTACTAGCAACTCCGACTTCATGGGGTCGAGTTGCAGACCCCAATCCGAACTGAGACCGGCTTTTTGAGATTCGCTCCACCTCACGGTTTCGCAGCTCATTGTACCGACCATTGTAGCACGTGTGCAGCCCAAGACATAAGGGGCATGATGACTTGACGTCGTCCCCACCTTCCTCCGAGTTGACCCCGGCAGTCTCCTGTGAGTCCCCATCACCCCGAAAGGCATGCTGGCAACACAGAACAGGGGTTGCGCTCGTTGCGGGACTTAACCCAACATCTCACGACACGAGCTGACGACAGCCATGCACCACCTGTACACCGACCACAAGGGGGACCCTGTCTCCAGGGTTTTCCGGTGTATGTCAAGCCTTGGTAAGGTTCTTCGCGTTGCGTCGAATTAAGCCACATGCTCCGCTGCTTGTGCGGGCCCCCGTCAATTCCTTTGAGTTTTAGCCTTGCGGCCGTACTCCCCAGGCGGGGAACTTAATGCGTTAGCTGCGGCACCGACGACGTGGAATGTCGCCAACACCTAGTTCCCAACGTTTACGGCGTGGACTACCAGGGTATCTAATCCTGTTCGCTCCCCACGCTTTCGCTCCTCAGCGTCAGTAATGGCCCAGAGATCCGCCTTCGCCACCGGTGTTCCTCCTGATATCTGCGCATTTCACCGCTACACCAGGAATTCCGATCTCCCCTACCACACTCTAGTCTGCCCGTATCGAATGCAGACCCGGGGTTAAGCCCCGGGCTTTCACATCCGACGTGACAAACCGCCTACGAGCTCTTTACGCCCAATAATTCCGGACAACGCTTGCGCCCTACGTATTACCGCGGCTGCTGGCACGTAGTTAGCCGGCGCTTCTTCTGCAGGTACCGTCACTTTCGCTTCTTCCCTGCTGAAAGAGGTTTACAACCCGAAGGCCGTCATCCCTCACGCGGCGTCGCTGCATCAGGCTTTCGCCCATTGTGCAATATTCCCCACTGCTGCCTCCCGTAGGAGTCTGGGCCGTGTCTCAGTCCCAGTGTGGCCGGTCGCCCTCTCAGGCCGGCTACCCGTCGTCGCCTTGGTAGGCCATCACCCCACCAACAAGCTGATAGGCCGCGGGCTCATCCTGCACCGCCGGAGCTTTTAACCCTCCCCCATGCAGGAGAAAGTATTATCCGGTATTAGACCCCGTTTCCAGGGCTTGTCCCAGAGTGCAGGGCAGATTGCCCACGTGTTACTCACCCGTTCGCCACTAATCCACCCCGAAAGGCTTCATCGTTCGACTTGCATGTGTTAAGCACGCCGCCAGCGTTCGTCCTGAGCCAGGATCAAACTCTCCGTAAATGTTCACCGGTAATCCGGTAGACACCACGTAAGAGCCGGGATCACCGGTCGGAATAAGACCCGTGATCCACAGCGTCCTCGCTGTGTTTCATTCAAAGGAACCACCAACCCACCAACCACAAAGGTTGAGTAGGCCGGGGTATCAACATATCTGGCGTTGACTTTTGGCACGCTGTTGAGTTCTCAAGGAACGGACGCTTCCTTCGGTCCCGTCTCCGGGGCCCTCCGGGCGCTTCCCTTCGGTATTTCGTGTTTCCGACTCTATCAGATGCTTTCGTATCCGATTTCCCCGGCCGGCGGGGCTGCCTTCCAGGTTTCCGCTTTCGCGTTTCCCTTTCCGGCGATTCCGACTCTACCAGAACCTTTCGGGCCTGATTCCCAGTCAGAGGGGGCTTGTCCTCCCGGCCCTTCGGCCGTTCCGACGAGTGAGACTTTAGCGGAATCACTGGTCCCGACGCTAATCGGGCCGCGTCCCTTCGAACGCGGATTCCTCATTTCACAAAGGCGCACGCAAAACAAGGCGACCTGTTGTCGCTCGTTTGTCGTGTGTCCTGCGGAATGACTGCCCGGGGACCGGACCTAGCCGGTGCTCACGTCGGACAGCTCGCAGCACATTACGGAGGTGTGTACCGCGTGTCAAATCGAAGGCCGACGGCTAGTCTTGGGGCCATGACAACGCATGCGTGCATCCTTCAGTGGTGGACCGCCTGACGGCGGCCGCCCCCACGCATGTACGCAACGGCCGCCGCTTTCGGCGGCCGTTCGCGTTTCTCCCCTCGGGGGCCGGCCGCACGGGCGGTGGCTCCGATCAGGAGGGTGATACGGGATGACGCGGATCTTCAGCGGGATCAAGCCCACGGGCCATCTGACGCTGGGCAACTACCTCGGGGCCGTACGGCGGTGGGTCGAGGTCGACCAGCACCAGTCGGACGCCGTCTTCAGTGTGGTGGATCTCCACGCGCTCACCGTCGAGCACGATCCGGCCCGCGTGCGCAGACTCACCCGGCAGGCCGCCACGCTGTTGCTGGCGGCCGGGCTGGACCCTGGCCTGTGCACCGTATTCGTACAGAGTCATGTGGACGAGCACACCCGGCTGTCGTACCTGCTGGAGTGCACGGCCACGGACGGCGAGCTGCGGCGCATGATCCAGTACAAGGAGAAGAGCGCGGAGGCACGGACGTCCGGGGAGAGTGTGCGGTTCTCCCTCCTGTCGTATCCGGTGCTGATGGCGGCGGACATCCTCGCCTACCGGACCGACGAGGTGCCGGTGGGTGAGGACCAGACGCAGCATGTGGAGCTGACGCGGGATCTGGCCGTGCGGTTCAACCAGCGGTACGGGCACACGTTCGCGATCCCGAGGGCCACGCGTCCCCCGGTGGCCGCGCGGGTCATGAACCTCCAGGAGCCGACGTCGAAGATGGGCAAGTCCCAGGACTCCGGTGCCGGGATCGTCTATCTGCTCGACGAGCCCGACGTGGTGCGGAAGAAGATCATGCGGGCCGTGACCGACAGCGGCTCCGTGGTCGCGTACGACCGGGAGACCAGCCCGGGCGTGGCGAATCTGCTGGAGATTCTCGCGGCGTGTACGGACGGGGACCCGAACGACCTGGCCGGTGTATACGAGTCGTACGGCGCGCTGAAGAAGGACACCGCGGACGCCGTGGCCGAGGTTCTCCGGCCGTTGCGCGAGCGGCACGCGGCCCTGGCGGCTGATCCCGGCCAGGTGGACGCGGTGTTGAAGGAGGGGGCGGAGCGGGCCAGGGGGATGGCGCGTCCGGTGGTCGACGCGGCCTATCGGGCGGTGGGTCTGCTGCCGGCGGGCCGAGGGGGGCGCGTGGCCCGGAAGGCGGCGCGGTAGGTGCTGGGGCTGGTGGCGAGGTTCCGTGCGAAGTGCTGGCGCATCGTGATCTCGCTGCCGAAGCCCGTGCGGCGGGCGATCTCGGTCATGGGGAGGTCGGTCCGTTCGAGCAGTTTCTGGGCGGCGGCGAGGCGTTGGGTGATCAGCCACTGGAGGGGGGTGGTGCCGGTTGTCGCGTGGAAGTGGCGGGCGAAGGAGCGGGGTGACATGCCGGCCCAGGTGGCGAGGTCGGCGACGGTGAGCGGGTCGGGGAGGTGGCGCAGGGCGCGTTCGCGTACGGAGGCGAGGGCGTCGGCGTCGCGGTCCGCCCGGGGTGTGGGCCGTTCGATGAACTGGGCCTGGGTGCCGGTGCGGAAGGGGGCCGTGACCATGGAGCGGGCGACGGTGGCCGCGGCTTCCGCGCCGTGGGCGGTACGGACGAGGTGGAGGCAGAGGTCGATCCCGGCGGCGGTGCCGGCCGAGGTCCACAGGGGGCCTGGCCCGGTGGTGTCCTCCACGAAGAGGGCGTCGGCCTCGACGGTGACGGCGGGGTGCCTCGTACGCAGGGCGTCGGCGAGAGCCCAGTGGGTGACGGCGCGGCGGCCGTCGAGGAGGCCGGCCTGGGCGAGGACAAACGCTCCGGCGCAGAGGGCGGCGACCGGGGTGCCCGCGGTGTGGGCGGTGCGGAGGGCTTCGAGGACCGGTTCGGGGGCGGGGAGGTCCGGAGTCTCCAGGCCGGGTACGACGACGAGGTCGGCGTCGGCGAGCCAGGTCAGGGGGCGGTCGGGGGTGAGGCTCAGGCCGCCTGGCATGGCGAGGGGATCGGGCGTCGCGGCGGCGCGGTGCAGGGCGAAGGGCGGGACGGCGCCGGGCGTGCGGTCGGTGCCCCAGACCTCGGTGATGACGGAGACGTCGAACGCGCGGATGCCCGGGAAGGCGACCAGCGCCACGCGGTAGGGGGAGGTCATGGGGCCAGTCTGACAGGGGGCTGGCAGGAAGCCATCGGTGAGCGGCATTGCCGCCACTGTCGGCGGGAGGAGGGACGGCCCAGGATCGGAGGCATGGAGATGCGGGAGAACGCGGCGCTGGTGATCGTGGACGTGCAGAAGGGGTTCGAGGAGGAGGTCTGGGGGCGGCGGAACAATCCGGGCGCGGAGGGGAACATCGCCGCGCTGATCGACGTGTGGCAGTCGAGCGGGCGGCCGGTGGTGTTCGTACGGCACGACTCGACGCAGGTGGAGGGGTCGGCGTCACCGTTGCGGCCGGGGTACGCGGGGAACGGCTTCAAGGACTTCGTGGAGCAGCGGCGGGGGAAGGGGAGCGGGCCTGAGCTGTTGGTGACGAAGAGCGTGAACTCGGCGTTCTACGGCGAGCCGGATCTGGACGCGTGGCTCAAGGGCGCGGGTGTGGGGCAGATCGTGGTGGCGGGGATCCAGACGAACATGTGCAACGAGACGACCGCGCGGATGGGCGGGAATCTCGGGTACGAGGTGTTCTTTCCGCTCGACGCGATGCACACGTTCGATCTGGAGGGCCCGTTCGGCTGGACGCGGACGGCGGACGAGCTGTCGCGGGCCACGGCGGTGTCGTTGCACGGTGGCGGGTTCGCGAAGGTCGTGACGACGGAGGAGCTGGTGGCGGCGGCCGGCTGAGGGGGGCGGGCCTGATCGGGTCCGCCCGCCGCGCCCTGTCGGCCGTAGCGGTCAGCCGTTGCCGGAGGCGAGTGCGCGGCTGCGGTCGCGGGCCGCTTCGATGGCGGCGATGAGGGCGGCGCGTACCCCGTGGTTCTCCAGCTCGCGGATGGCGCTGATGGTGGTGCCGGCCGGGGAGGTCACGGCTTCGCGGAGCTTCACGGGGTGTTCGCCGCTGTCCCGGAGCATCACGGCGGCGCCGATGGCGGCCTGGACGATGAGGTCGTGGGCCTGGGCGCGGGGCAGGCCGAGGAGGATGCCGGCGTCGGTCATCGCCTCGACGAGGAAGTAGAAGTAGGCGGGGCCCGAGCCGGAGAGGGCGGTGGCCGCGTCCTGCTGGGACTCGGGGACGCGGAGCGTCTTGCCGACTCCGCCGAAGATCTCCTCGGTGTGCGTGAGGTGGGCGGCGAGGGCGTGGCTGCCCGCGGAGATGACGGACATGCCTTCGTCCACGAGGACAGGGGTGTTGGGCATGACGCGGACGACGGGGGTGCCGGTGGCGAGGCGTTCCTCGATGAACGCGGTGGTGATGCCGGCGGCCGCGCTGATGACGAGGCGGTCGGGGGTGAGGTGGGGGCCCAGCTCGTCCAGGAGCTTGCCCATGTCCTGGGGTTTGACGGCGAGGATGAGGGTGTCGGCGCGTTTGGCGGCGTCGGCGTTGGTGGCGGGTTCGACGCCGTAGCGGTCGTGAAGTTCCGTGGCCCGTTCGGGGCGGCGGGTGGTGACCAGGAGGTGCGCGGGGCGCCAGCCGGCCCGGATCATGCCGCTGAGCAGTGCCTCGCCGATTTTTCCGGTGCCGAGGACTGCGACTGTCTTGCTCATTACGGGGTCACCTCGCCGGTGGGTGGGTGGGGCGGTCGTACGTGACCATCCTCGCACCGGGGGCGGCGGGGAGCGGGCGGTGTCCGAGGGGCGGGCGCCGCGTCGGGGGTGGGCGTGGGGTCGGGCCGTACGGCGGTCAGGCGGTGCCCGGCCAGGCGGTACGGCGGTCAGGCGGCACGGCGGTCAGGCGGTACGGCGGCGGAGGGTCGCCGCGCCGAGGGCGAGGACGAGGAGGGCGCAGCCCGCGACGACCAGGGCGTCGCGGACGAAGTCGCCGG includes:
- the proC gene encoding pyrroline-5-carboxylate reductase, whose amino-acid sequence is MSKTVAVLGTGKIGEALLSGMIRAGWRPAHLLVTTRRPERATELHDRYGVEPATNADAAKRADTLILAVKPQDMGKLLDELGPHLTPDRLVISAAAGITTAFIEERLATGTPVVRVMPNTPVLVDEGMSVISAGSHALAAHLTHTEEIFGGVGKTLRVPESQQDAATALSGSGPAYFYFLVEAMTDAGILLGLPRAQAHDLIVQAAIGAAVMLRDSGEHPVKLREAVTSPAGTTISAIRELENHGVRAALIAAIEAARDRSRALASGNG
- the trpS gene encoding tryptophan--tRNA ligase — translated: MTRIFSGIKPTGHLTLGNYLGAVRRWVEVDQHQSDAVFSVVDLHALTVEHDPARVRRLTRQAATLLLAAGLDPGLCTVFVQSHVDEHTRLSYLLECTATDGELRRMIQYKEKSAEARTSGESVRFSLLSYPVLMAADILAYRTDEVPVGEDQTQHVELTRDLAVRFNQRYGHTFAIPRATRPPVAARVMNLQEPTSKMGKSQDSGAGIVYLLDEPDVVRKKIMRAVTDSGSVVAYDRETSPGVANLLEILAACTDGDPNDLAGVYESYGALKKDTADAVAEVLRPLRERHAALAADPGQVDAVLKEGAERARGMARPVVDAAYRAVGLLPAGRGGRVARKAAR
- a CDS encoding GlxA family transcriptional regulator, encoding MTSPYRVALVAFPGIRAFDVSVITEVWGTDRTPGAVPPFALHRAAATPDPLAMPGGLSLTPDRPLTWLADADLVVVPGLETPDLPAPEPVLEALRTAHTAGTPVAALCAGAFVLAQAGLLDGRRAVTHWALADALRTRHPAVTVEADALFVEDTTGPGPLWTSAGTAAGIDLCLHLVRTAHGAEAAATVARSMVTAPFRTGTQAQFIERPTPRADRDADALASVRERALRHLPDPLTVADLATWAGMSPRSFARHFHATTGTTPLQWLITQRLAAAQKLLERTDLPMTEIARRTGFGSEITMRQHFARNLATSPSTYRAAFRATRPPRPAGSRPTAR
- a CDS encoding cysteine hydrolase family protein, which translates into the protein MEMRENAALVIVDVQKGFEEEVWGRRNNPGAEGNIAALIDVWQSSGRPVVFVRHDSTQVEGSASPLRPGYAGNGFKDFVEQRRGKGSGPELLVTKSVNSAFYGEPDLDAWLKGAGVGQIVVAGIQTNMCNETTARMGGNLGYEVFFPLDAMHTFDLEGPFGWTRTADELSRATAVSLHGGGFAKVVTTEELVAAAG